A single region of the Nitrospirota bacterium genome encodes:
- the murD gene encoding UDP-N-acetylmuramoyl-L-alanine--D-glutamate ligase produces the protein MITEKMEVTIDSLKGKNVLVVGLARSGTGAANLLSFFGANVTVTDTRPQSSLEGEMKRLSQPVKAITGGNPEEAFLSADLIVVSPGVPMKISPIVNAMKRGVPVIGELELAYEIIKSHKSKVKGQSPGIIGITGTNGKSTTTTLIDLMLKESGFHTMLGGNIGAALTEEIYKLASATSFLSDIDLIVAEISSFQLESIKEFRPDVALIMNITPDHLDRYDTLSGYAEAKERIFENQGEGDYLILNADDPLLGKIESEKLMSKNERPAVLYFSLRDEVAGIYFKDGTVYYNLPAKLSAVLHPSIGAGRSQLISVSKMKIQGTHNLENAMAASLAAILSGASADAVRNVLTNFTGLEHRNEAVRFLNGITFINDSKGTNVGAVEKSLENFGRVILIMGGRDKGGDFTALRDLVKKKVKLLVLLGEAKEKIAESLGDIVPVEYAEDMKSAVELSVSRASEGDTVLLSPGCTSFDMFRDFEDRGRIFKEAVNAIRSS, from the coding sequence ATGATAACTGAGAAGATGGAGGTCACAATTGACAGCCTGAAAGGCAAGAATGTCCTGGTCGTCGGGCTTGCGAGGAGCGGCACAGGCGCGGCAAACCTGCTTTCATTTTTTGGCGCGAATGTGACGGTCACAGACACAAGGCCGCAGAGTTCACTTGAAGGCGAGATGAAAAGGCTGTCGCAGCCTGTTAAGGCTATAACAGGCGGAAATCCCGAGGAGGCGTTCCTGAGCGCTGACCTGATAGTCGTGAGCCCCGGCGTACCGATGAAGATATCTCCCATAGTTAATGCGATGAAGAGAGGGGTTCCGGTAATAGGCGAGCTTGAGCTTGCCTATGAAATAATAAAAAGTCATAAGTCCAAAGTTAAGGGTCAATCACCTGGTATCATCGGGATAACAGGCACGAACGGCAAATCAACCACGACAACGCTGATAGACCTTATGCTGAAGGAATCGGGGTTTCATACAATGCTCGGCGGCAATATAGGCGCAGCCCTGACAGAGGAGATATATAAGCTGGCATCAGCCACTTCATTCCTGAGCGATATTGATCTTATAGTTGCCGAGATATCGAGCTTTCAGCTTGAGTCTATAAAAGAGTTCAGGCCTGATGTAGCGCTGATAATGAACATAACACCCGACCATCTTGACCGTTATGATACGCTCAGCGGCTATGCAGAAGCCAAGGAAAGGATATTCGAGAACCAGGGGGAAGGCGATTATCTGATACTTAACGCGGATGACCCTCTGCTCGGAAAGATCGAGAGCGAAAAGCTGATGTCAAAAAATGAAAGGCCTGCAGTTTTATATTTCAGCCTCAGGGATGAGGTCGCTGGGATTTATTTTAAAGACGGAACTGTTTATTATAATCTGCCGGCAAAATTATCAGCCGTGCTTCATCCTTCCATAGGAGCAGGCAGGTCACAGTTGATAAGTGTCAGCAAGATGAAGATACAAGGCACTCATAATCTTGAGAATGCCATGGCTGCGTCTCTGGCAGCGATCTTATCGGGTGCTTCCGCAGATGCGGTCAGGAATGTGCTTACAAATTTCACAGGGCTTGAGCACAGGAACGAGGCCGTGCGTTTCCTTAACGGCATAACTTTTATCAATGATTCAAAGGGCACAAATGTCGGCGCTGTTGAAAAGTCACTTGAAAATTTCGGGAGAGTGATACTTATAATGGGCGGCAGGGACAAGGGCGGCGATTTTACCGCGTTAAGGGATCTCGTAAAAAAGAAGGTAAAGCTCCTTGTGCTTCTCGGAGAGGCGAAAGAGAAGATAGCAGAGAGCCTGGGAGATATCGTACCCGTCGAGTATGCCGAAGACATGAAGTCTGCTGTTGAGCTCTCTGTATCAAGGGCATCTGAAGGCGATACCGTGCTTCTCTCTCCCGGATGCACGAGTTTTGATATGTTCAGGGATTTTGAAGACCGGGGCAGAATTTTTAAGGAAGCAGTAAACGCGATACGGAGTTCATAG
- the ftsW gene encoding putative lipid II flippase FtsW, with protein sequence MINSRYMSSTNSKNIFIPVIALIFIGVVMVYSSTALLSVNKYGTGFHYLWSHLFTVFIGFVAMLIVSRLDYQKLRPLGTVMLAVSFILLLAVFLPGIGLTANGARRWIRLWPTTFQPSELAKIAMVLFLADYMDKNKHRMKNLVHGFLIPIAIMLTFQLAIIFQPDFGAVMSLGILTVGLLFLGGVTLRPLFAIILVALPGIFMLVKFFPYRWKRVTCFLDPWQDSLGCGFQLVQSFIAFGNGYVTGVGIGSGRQKLAFLPEIHTDFIFSLIGEELGFLGVVAVIGLFLWLLIKGIMVALETDDPFSHYLALGLTLMIGSQVIINLAVTIGLAPTKGLPLPLISYGGSSLLINMIAIGILLNISGRNDRMKMERRGRPDVQAAHVSQRRGR encoded by the coding sequence ATGATAAACAGCAGATACATGAGTTCAACAAATTCAAAAAACATCTTTATCCCGGTAATCGCCCTTATCTTCATAGGCGTAGTGATGGTTTACAGTTCGACCGCGCTGCTGTCTGTTAATAAGTACGGCACAGGGTTTCATTATCTGTGGAGCCACCTCTTTACCGTCTTTATCGGTTTCGTGGCCATGCTCATAGTCTCAAGGCTCGATTATCAGAAGCTCAGGCCGCTCGGCACAGTTATGCTTGCGGTCTCTTTTATCCTCCTTCTGGCCGTCTTTCTGCCGGGCATCGGCCTGACGGCAAACGGTGCGAGAAGATGGATAAGGTTATGGCCCACGACCTTCCAGCCATCTGAGCTTGCCAAGATAGCCATGGTTCTCTTTCTTGCGGATTATATGGATAAGAACAAGCACAGGATGAAGAATCTGGTGCACGGGTTTCTCATTCCCATTGCGATCATGCTGACATTTCAGCTTGCGATCATCTTCCAGCCTGACTTCGGCGCTGTAATGAGCCTCGGCATACTTACTGTCGGACTCCTCTTTCTGGGAGGCGTCACACTAAGGCCGCTGTTTGCCATTATTCTCGTGGCTCTGCCCGGAATCTTTATGCTCGTAAAATTCTTTCCTTACAGGTGGAAGAGGGTGACATGCTTTCTCGACCCCTGGCAGGACTCTCTGGGGTGCGGCTTTCAGCTTGTGCAGTCATTCATAGCATTCGGCAACGGTTACGTCACAGGGGTTGGCATCGGCAGCGGCAGGCAGAAGCTCGCTTTTCTGCCTGAGATACATACGGATTTTATTTTTTCGCTTATTGGCGAAGAGCTTGGCTTTTTGGGGGTTGTTGCGGTGATAGGATTATTCCTGTGGCTTTTGATAAAGGGGATAATGGTCGCACTGGAGACGGATGACCCGTTCAGCCACTACCTCGCGCTCGGGCTGACCTTGATGATAGGCAGCCAGGTGATAATAAACCTGGCTGTGACCATCGGCCTTGCTCCTACAAAGGGGCTGCCTTTGCCGCTTATAAGTTACGGCGGCTCTTCGCTGCTGATAAACATGATAGCCATAGGCATACTCCTGAACATATCAGGAAGGAACGACAGAATGAAGATGGAGAGAAGGGGCCGGCCGGATGTTCAGGCAGCCCATGTTTCTCAGAGAAGAGGCAGATGA
- the murG gene encoding undecaprenyldiphospho-muramoylpentapeptide beta-N-acetylglucosaminyltransferase: MRIVIAGGGTGGHLFPGLAVAKALKKIPSTDVVFVGTTKGIENKIIPKAGFDLRFIRSEGLVGKGIFGTLRSAMNIPHSFRDSFEILKDIKPDLAFGVGGYSSGPLIMSAVWMKIPTMIHEQNTVPGLTNRILGKYVDTVAVTYHESISSFPSEKTFLTGNPVREEILHGDRERGYERFSLDKGLFTIFVFGGSSGARHINKAVTEALRYLDAYKDKVQFLHQTGEADLVPVRETYLSMGFKGTVISFAHEMADAYAVSDLIISRAGATTLAELAACGKAAILVPYPFAAGKHQESNARKLLDMGAAQMIIDEDLNGKTLADMIIHLLESPDAIGEMERTIISLGEPDAVKKIIEHMMGLIKK, encoded by the coding sequence ATGAGGATAGTTATCGCAGGAGGCGGCACAGGCGGGCATCTCTTTCCCGGCCTTGCGGTTGCCAAGGCTCTGAAGAAGATACCAAGCACTGATGTTGTATTTGTCGGCACAACAAAGGGCATTGAGAATAAGATAATACCCAAAGCAGGCTTTGACCTGAGGTTCATCAGGTCAGAAGGACTGGTGGGAAAAGGGATTTTTGGAACACTGAGATCAGCTATGAATATCCCGCACTCGTTCAGGGATTCCTTTGAGATACTGAAGGATATAAAGCCGGACCTTGCTTTCGGCGTAGGCGGTTACTCGTCAGGGCCTTTGATAATGAGCGCGGTATGGATGAAGATACCGACGATGATACATGAGCAGAACACAGTGCCCGGACTAACAAACAGGATATTAGGTAAATATGTGGATACGGTAGCTGTTACATATCATGAATCAATATCCTCTTTCCCGAGTGAAAAGACGTTCCTTACCGGAAACCCCGTAAGAGAGGAGATACTGCACGGCGACAGGGAGAGGGGGTATGAGAGGTTCTCTCTTGATAAAGGCCTCTTTACCATCTTTGTATTCGGCGGCAGTTCGGGCGCGAGGCATATCAATAAAGCCGTGACCGAGGCGCTGAGGTATCTTGATGCGTATAAAGATAAGGTGCAGTTTCTGCATCAGACCGGGGAGGCTGACCTTGTGCCTGTAAGAGAGACATATCTGTCTATGGGCTTTAAGGGGACGGTTATATCTTTTGCGCATGAGATGGCAGACGCGTATGCGGTCTCCGACCTTATTATTTCAAGAGCAGGCGCGACCACGCTTGCAGAGCTGGCGGCATGCGGAAAGGCTGCGATACTTGTTCCTTACCCGTTCGCGGCAGGCAAGCATCAGGAGTCAAATGCCAGAAAGCTTCTGGATATGGGAGCGGCGCAGATGATAATTGACGAGGATCTCAACGGCAAGACGCTTGCCGATATGATCATCCATCTGCTGGAGAGCCCTGATGCTATCGGCGAGATGGAGAGGACGATAATTTCGCTTGGAGAGCCGGATGCAGTGAAGAAGATAATAGAGCATATGATGGGGCTGATAAAAAAATGA
- a CDS encoding UDP-N-acetylmuramate--L-alanine ligase, which produces MYKRFERIHFVGIGGVGMSGIAEVLNNLGYEVTGSDLKGSETTRRLESLGIHINVGHNAGNIRDAHVVVISSAVSPTNPEVIAARERAIPVIPRAEMLAELARLKYGVLIAGAHGKTTVTSLVASVLASGGLDPTVVIGGKLKGLGSNAKLGQGDFLVAEADESDGSFLKLSPTIGVVTNIDREHMDFYKDMTELTTAFLSFINKVPFYGLNILCGDNAYIKDLLPKVQRRFITYGISSGLDLTARNIGTHGFRTRFEAVLNGESIGIFDVPLIGNHNVSNCLAAIAVANELEIPMDTVKESLGEFSGVKRRFEQKGEVSGIRVIDDYGHHPEEIKATLKAIKEAMINAKDKGRLVVLFQPHRYSRTRDLLQEFAGAFAYADKVMMMDIYPAGEKPIEGVNSEALCTRIKDAGKDIDHINKKDEALGRLSEELRAGDILLTLGAGDVWKLGEEFLRLKI; this is translated from the coding sequence ATGTATAAACGTTTTGAGAGGATACATTTTGTAGGCATAGGCGGCGTGGGCATGAGCGGGATCGCAGAGGTGCTTAACAACCTCGGCTATGAGGTCACAGGCTCTGACCTGAAAGGTTCTGAGACGACCCGCAGGCTAGAGAGCCTGGGTATACATATTAATGTCGGCCATAATGCCGGGAACATAAGGGACGCGCACGTTGTTGTCATCTCTTCCGCAGTCTCGCCAACTAATCCCGAGGTCATTGCCGCAAGGGAGCGCGCCATACCTGTTATTCCGAGGGCAGAGATGCTTGCCGAGCTCGCAAGGCTCAAATACGGTGTTCTGATAGCAGGAGCGCACGGCAAGACGACAGTCACCTCGCTCGTAGCAAGCGTGCTTGCGTCCGGCGGGCTTGACCCTACCGTTGTTATAGGCGGCAAACTGAAGGGGCTGGGGAGCAACGCAAAGCTTGGTCAGGGAGACTTTCTTGTGGCAGAGGCTGACGAGAGCGACGGCTCTTTCCTGAAGCTCAGTCCGACCATAGGAGTTGTCACGAATATAGACCGGGAGCACATGGACTTTTACAAAGATATGACAGAGCTTACGACAGCATTCCTCTCATTCATAAACAAGGTGCCTTTTTACGGGCTGAATATTCTGTGCGGAGACAATGCGTATATCAAAGACCTGCTGCCTAAGGTGCAGAGGAGGTTCATAACATACGGCATAAGCTCGGGGCTGGATCTCACGGCGCGCAATATCGGGACACACGGGTTCAGGACAAGGTTCGAGGCGGTTCTGAACGGCGAGTCCATAGGTATCTTTGATGTGCCTCTTATCGGGAACCATAATGTATCAAACTGCCTTGCCGCGATAGCTGTCGCAAATGAACTTGAGATCCCTATGGATACGGTAAAAGAATCGCTCGGAGAGTTCAGCGGCGTAAAGAGAAGGTTTGAGCAGAAGGGCGAGGTATCCGGCATCAGGGTGATAGATGATTACGGCCATCACCCGGAAGAGATAAAGGCGACCTTAAAGGCGATAAAAGAGGCGATGATCAATGCCAAAGACAAAGGCAGGCTCGTCGTGCTTTTTCAGCCGCACAGGTATTCAAGGACACGGGACCTGCTCCAGGAGTTTGCAGGCGCGTTCGCATATGCCGACAAGGTGATGATGATGGATATCTATCCCGCGGGAGAGAAGCCCATTGAAGGCGTTAACTCAGAGGCGCTTTGCACCCGCATAAAAGACGCAGGAAAAGATATTGACCATATAAATAAGAAAGATGAAGCATTAGGCCGCCTCTCTGAAGAACTAAGGGCAGGCGATATTTTATTAACACTCGGCGCGGGCGATGTATGGAAGCTGGGCGAAGAGTTCCTGAGGCTGAAGATTTGA
- the murB gene encoding UDP-N-acetylmuramate dehydrogenase, with translation MEAGRRVPEAEDLKGQAADEDSGFSGRMEKFSARIMETVRGEIMMNEALSKHTSLKIGGPVSMLVFPEDPMSLKNILTAAQEEAVPVFFIGAGTNLLVKDGGLDGIAVSLDAFNQVCVAEDTDENVTLFAGAGVSLGKLINFTKEKGYSGIEALAGIPGSLGGAVYMNAGSFGVEIKDVIVSIAIMNRYGKIAILKIENLRFSYRNSNLPAGLAILSANIKLKKGTPEEVDAKVNECLRKKRETQPLGAPSAGCVFKNLEGQSAGRLIELAGCKGMRAGDAEVSGLHANYLINRGSATSKDFIALMDMVREKVQEHSGITLEPEIKIIGKN, from the coding sequence ATGGAAGCTGGGCGAAGAGTTCCTGAGGCTGAAGATTTGAAAGGACAGGCTGCAGATGAAGACAGCGGATTCAGCGGCAGGATGGAGAAGTTCTCAGCCAGGATAATGGAGACTGTCAGGGGAGAGATAATGATGAATGAAGCATTGTCAAAACATACCTCTTTAAAGATAGGCGGCCCTGTTTCGATGCTGGTATTTCCGGAAGACCCGATGTCGCTGAAGAACATACTGACAGCGGCGCAGGAAGAGGCAGTGCCTGTATTTTTTATAGGCGCGGGTACGAACCTGCTTGTAAAGGACGGCGGGCTTGACGGCATAGCGGTATCATTGGATGCATTCAATCAGGTCTGCGTAGCAGAAGATACTGATGAGAATGTTACACTCTTTGCCGGCGCAGGAGTATCGCTTGGCAAGCTGATAAATTTTACAAAAGAAAAAGGATACTCAGGCATAGAGGCGCTTGCAGGAATACCCGGCTCATTAGGAGGAGCTGTCTATATGAACGCAGGCTCATTCGGTGTTGAGATAAAAGATGTTATAGTCTCCATCGCGATAATGAACAGGTACGGCAAGATAGCTATTCTCAAGATAGAGAACCTGAGGTTTTCATACAGGAACTCAAATCTTCCGGCAGGGCTTGCCATACTGAGCGCTAATATTAAGTTAAAGAAGGGAACGCCTGAAGAGGTCGATGCCAAAGTGAATGAATGCCTGAGGAAGAAGAGGGAGACACAACCGCTTGGAGCGCCTTCGGCAGGATGTGTATTTAAGAACCTTGAAGGCCAGAGCGCCGGAAGGCTGATAGAGCTCGCGGGATGCAAGGGCATGAGGGCAGGCGATGCTGAGGTGAGCGGGCTGCACGCAAATTATCTGATAAACAGAGGGAGCGCCACGAGCAAAGATTTCATCGCGCTTATGGATATGGTGAGGGAAAAGGTGCAGGAGCACAGCGGCATCACGCTTGAACCTGAGATAAAGATAATAGGGAAAAACTGA
- a CDS encoding D-alanine--D-alanine ligase — MTKKPVTTKKIGVLMGGFSSEREISMRTGLAVYQSLQELGYACVPVDVNRDIAAVLKKDKIKLAFLALHGGIGENGAIQGMLEVLGIPYTGSGVLASALAMDKEASKKIFMHHGLPVAEFMALGIPKGKKGKSASEPPKIGFPLPWVVKPASEGSSIGVAIVKEEAQLMPAVQKAFALGDRVLIERFISGKEIHIGVLGDRALGGVEVRPSLEFYNYEAKYTSGLTEYIIPPQIDDAVYGDLKEKALQAHNALGCSGASRVDFIVDAKGTPYILEVNTLPGMTSTSLLPKIAQSAGISFKELIEEIIALAAK; from the coding sequence ATGACAAAGAAGCCGGTTACAACGAAGAAGATAGGGGTATTGATGGGAGGGTTTTCATCCGAGCGCGAGATCTCGATGCGCACCGGGCTTGCGGTGTATCAATCCCTTCAGGAGCTTGGATACGCTTGCGTGCCTGTTGATGTCAACAGGGATATAGCTGCTGTGCTTAAAAAGGATAAGATCAAACTCGCCTTTCTCGCGCTTCACGGCGGCATAGGAGAGAACGGCGCCATACAGGGGATGCTCGAAGTGCTGGGGATACCTTATACAGGTTCGGGAGTTCTCGCCTCTGCGCTTGCCATGGATAAGGAGGCGTCAAAAAAGATATTCATGCATCACGGCCTTCCTGTTGCTGAATTTATGGCTCTCGGAATTCCAAAGGGAAAGAAGGGCAAGTCAGCCTCTGAGCCGCCCAAGATAGGATTCCCGCTGCCGTGGGTCGTGAAGCCTGCTTCAGAAGGCTCAAGCATAGGCGTGGCCATAGTTAAGGAAGAAGCGCAGCTCATGCCCGCGGTGCAGAAGGCGTTTGCCCTCGGCGACAGGGTTCTGATAGAGAGGTTCATAAGCGGCAAAGAGATCCATATCGGGGTGCTCGGGGACAGGGCGCTCGGCGGGGTCGAGGTGAGGCCGTCGCTGGAATTTTATAATTATGAGGCAAAGTACACATCAGGCCTGACAGAGTATATAATCCCGCCGCAGATTGACGATGCTGTTTACGGAGATCTGAAGGAGAAGGCGCTTCAGGCGCATAACGCGCTTGGCTGTTCAGGCGCAAGCAGGGTGGACTTTATCGTGGATGCCAAAGGAACGCCGTATATACTTGAGGTCAATACGCTTCCGGGCATGACCTCAACGAGCCTGCTTCCAAAGATAGCGCAGTCAGCGGGCATAAGCTTCAAGGAACTGATAGAGGAGATAATAGCTCTTGCGGCAAAATAA
- a CDS encoding FtsQ-type POTRA domain-containing protein: MRQNKNKKRAAYRRGEKASVFFRKGMLFFSAVILIAVIGLGMKLAASTFTVKNIIVSGNHHLEDEDVIKSSGIWRGESLIELSFRDVEKNARKNFWIKEISMRKEFPDTVALIIEESSPKALLSLRGETSLVDARGEVLDKISGEGTPFLPVIKDIDPLINKEAIKEALSLVDVLSEKKRLEGKESIEIWLESYGLAVKMDGDMLKIGYGKYTEKFDKWKALEPEIRKMETAVEYVDLRFDDVIVQPVKKEEKPKSVKKEETVQTAEKDAAVQTVKKEETVKKDVPVKTAKKKVKARTKKKVKKRS; the protein is encoded by the coding sequence TTGCGGCAAAATAAGAACAAAAAAAGGGCGGCATACCGGCGCGGGGAGAAGGCGTCTGTCTTTTTCAGAAAGGGCATGCTCTTTTTTTCGGCGGTCATACTTATCGCAGTCATAGGCCTCGGTATGAAGCTTGCGGCAAGTACTTTTACGGTAAAAAATATAATTGTTTCAGGAAACCATCATCTTGAGGATGAGGATGTAATAAAGAGCTCAGGCATATGGCGCGGTGAGAGCCTTATTGAACTCTCTTTCAGGGATGTTGAAAAGAACGCCAGGAAGAATTTCTGGATAAAGGAAATCTCTATGAGAAAAGAGTTCCCTGATACGGTTGCCCTGATAATCGAGGAGTCTTCGCCAAAGGCGCTTCTTTCACTCCGCGGGGAGACCTCGCTTGTTGACGCAAGAGGCGAGGTGCTTGATAAGATCAGCGGAGAAGGCACCCCGTTCCTTCCTGTAATAAAAGATATTGACCCGCTGATAAACAAGGAAGCGATCAAAGAGGCTTTGAGCCTCGTGGATGTCCTTTCGGAAAAGAAGAGGCTTGAAGGCAAGGAGTCTATCGAGATATGGCTTGAATCATACGGCCTTGCCGTGAAGATGGACGGCGATATGCTGAAGATCGGTTATGGAAAATACACTGAGAAGTTTGATAAATGGAAGGCTCTGGAACCTGAGATAAGAAAGATGGAGACCGCTGTCGAGTACGTTGACCTCAGGTTTGATGATGTGATAGTCCAGCCCGTAAAAAAAGAAGAGAAACCCAAGTCCGTGAAGAAGGAAGAAACCGTCCAGACTGCGGAAAAAGATGCGGCCGTTCAGACGGTGAAGAAGGAAGAGACAGTTAAGAAGGATGTGCCGGTCAAGACGGCAAAGAAGAAGGTAAAAGCCAGGACTAAGAAAAAGGTGAAGAAGAGATCATGA
- the ftsA gene encoding cell division protein FtsA, translating into MKKGRLIVSLDIGTVKTSVIAGETGEAGLRIIGRGSAPSRGLRKGAVINIEDAVESVKEAVRDAGAMAGIEINAVYLGIGGEHISSLLSHGVIALSKHEIEQREVDSVIDAARAVAIPFDREVLQVIPVGFSINGQNGITDPRGMSGVRLEADVRIITGSATYVQNFVKTCEKAGLEVIDIVLKPFATAEAVLTDDERSLGTAVIDIGGGTTEIAIFHEGLLCHTSVIPVGGNNFTNDIAIGLRTPAPEAEKIKKQYGCTMISMVQDHEEIEIGYSGDRQAKNVPRHHLIEIIQPRAVELFKLIKDEIRASGFDGLLSSGAVLTGGSAMMEGMDVMAENILDMPVRIGMPAGIEGLTDDMSSPMYATGVGLLIYGAREMTAENEKHSRWGISRVINWARETLHL; encoded by the coding sequence ATGAAAAAGGGCAGGCTCATAGTAAGCCTTGATATAGGCACTGTAAAGACGTCCGTGATCGCAGGCGAGACGGGAGAGGCCGGGCTTCGTATCATCGGCCGCGGCAGCGCACCTTCCAGAGGGCTCAGGAAGGGAGCTGTAATAAACATCGAGGATGCGGTTGAATCTGTAAAAGAGGCTGTCAGAGATGCCGGGGCGATGGCCGGCATTGAGATCAACGCGGTGTACCTTGGGATCGGCGGAGAGCATATAAGCAGCCTTTTAAGCCACGGTGTGATAGCGCTTTCAAAGCATGAGATAGAGCAGAGAGAGGTTGACAGCGTCATAGACGCGGCAAGGGCGGTCGCCATTCCTTTTGACAGGGAAGTTCTGCAGGTCATACCCGTGGGCTTCAGCATAAACGGGCAGAACGGCATAACAGACCCCAGAGGCATGTCCGGGGTAAGGCTTGAAGCGGATGTGAGGATAATCACAGGCTCAGCCACGTATGTGCAGAATTTTGTTAAGACGTGCGAGAAGGCCGGGCTTGAGGTCATTGATATCGTGCTTAAGCCTTTTGCAACGGCAGAGGCTGTGCTTACTGATGATGAGAGATCGCTCGGCACTGCTGTGATAGACATAGGAGGCGGCACTACCGAGATCGCGATATTCCACGAGGGCCTTCTCTGCCATACCTCAGTGATCCCTGTCGGCGGAAATAATTTCACAAATGATATAGCCATCGGGCTGAGAACCCCCGCGCCCGAGGCGGAGAAGATAAAGAAGCAGTACGGCTGCACGATGATATCCATGGTTCAGGACCATGAGGAGATTGAGATAGGTTATTCAGGCGACAGGCAGGCGAAGAATGTGCCGAGGCATCACCTGATAGAGATAATACAGCCCCGCGCTGTGGAGCTCTTTAAACTTATCAAGGATGAGATAAGGGCAAGCGGCTTTGACGGCCTGCTCTCATCCGGAGCCGTGCTTACAGGAGGCTCCGCAATGATGGAGGGGATGGATGTAATGGCAGAGAATATCCTTGATATGCCGGTGAGGATAGGAATGCCTGCGGGGATAGAAGGGCTCACTGATGATATGTCAAGCCCTATGTATGCAACAGGCGTGGGGCTTTTGATTTATGGCGCGCGGGAGATGACGGCCGAGAATGAAAAACACTCAAGGTGGGGCATATCAAGAGTGATCAACTGGGCCAGAGAGACGCTTCATCTTTAA
- the ftsZ gene encoding cell division protein FtsZ yields MQIFQMDEVQNKNARIKVVGVGGGGGNAVNSMIAASLEGVEFIVVNTDAQVLESSLAHRRIQIGGSMTKGLGAGANPEVGRQAAMADRDVIAEALNGADMVFITAGMGGGTGTGAAPVIAELTREMGILTVAVVTRPFLFEGGKRSKNADHGIKELKKHVDSIVLVHNNRILSVADKDTPWLKALELANDVLRQAVKSITDLIFLPGLINQDFADIRTILSNSGRTVMGIGNGAGEKRSEQAARMAINSPLLEETSINGARSVLVNITGGTSLTIHEVNEAASLIRDVAHEDAEIIFGSVIDSDLDNEIIVTVIATSFDEQKQPTTIGLDKWRPAVSQGQSLKGSGNILSKAMAPIEVKDDLDVPTFMRKSGAGEEGGL; encoded by the coding sequence ATGCAGATTTTTCAGATGGATGAGGTTCAGAACAAGAATGCCAGGATCAAGGTCGTAGGTGTAGGCGGAGGCGGAGGCAACGCCGTCAACAGCATGATAGCCGCAAGCCTTGAGGGGGTGGAGTTCATAGTTGTAAACACCGACGCGCAGGTCCTTGAGTCATCGCTTGCGCACAGGCGGATACAGATAGGAGGCTCCATGACAAAAGGGCTTGGCGCCGGCGCGAACCCCGAGGTCGGGAGGCAGGCGGCTATGGCGGACAGGGACGTTATAGCAGAAGCGCTTAACGGAGCAGACATGGTATTCATAACCGCGGGCATGGGCGGCGGGACAGGCACCGGAGCGGCGCCGGTCATTGCCGAGTTAACAAGGGAGATGGGGATACTTACTGTGGCGGTCGTTACAAGGCCGTTCCTGTTTGAGGGCGGCAAGAGGTCGAAGAACGCGGACCACGGCATAAAGGAGCTGAAGAAGCATGTTGATTCAATAGTGCTTGTCCATAATAACAGGATCCTCAGCGTCGCTGACAAAGACACGCCCTGGCTTAAAGCGCTTGAACTTGCAAACGATGTTCTCAGGCAGGCGGTCAAGAGCATTACAGACCTTATCTTCCTGCCGGGGCTAATCAATCAGGACTTTGCCGACATCAGGACTATCCTCTCGAACAGCGGCAGGACGGTCATGGGCATTGGCAACGGAGCCGGAGAGAAGAGGTCTGAGCAGGCGGCAAGGATGGCTATCAACAGCCCTCTGCTGGAGGAGACGTCAATAAACGGAGCAAGGAGCGTGCTTGTCAATATAACGGGAGGAACCTCCCTTACTATCCATGAGGTAAATGAGGCGGCAAGCCTTATCAGGGATGTCGCGCATGAGGACGCGGAGATAATATTCGGTTCAGTAATTGACTCAGACCTTGACAATGAGATAATCGTAACGGTCATCGCGACGAGTTTTGACGAGCAGAAGCAGCCCACTACGATCGGCCTGGATAAGTGGAGGCCGGCTGTTTCACAGGGCCAGAGCCTGAAGGGTTCCGGCAATATACTCTCAAAGGCGATGGCTCCCATAGAAGTGAAGGATGACCTTGATGTGCCGACATTCATGCGTAAATCAGGGGCAGGAGAAGAGGGGGGCTTGTAG